Proteins from a single region of Streptomyces spectabilis:
- a CDS encoding response regulator: MIEVLVVDDDVRVADVNAAYVEKVPGFRVAGRAHNAAEALRLVEEVPVDLVLLDHYLPDETGLTVVRTLRERGLQTDVIMVTAARDVTTVQAAMRHGALQYLVKPFSYAGLRTKLDAYATLRRTLDGGGEAEQAEVDRIFGALSSTPAPELPKGHSPTTAELVRRALMAADGPLSAQELGERTRLSRQTAQRYLKLLERTGRVRLSLKYGDTGRPEHRYEWASSR; the protein is encoded by the coding sequence ATGATCGAGGTACTGGTCGTGGACGACGACGTCCGGGTAGCCGACGTCAACGCCGCCTACGTGGAGAAGGTCCCGGGCTTCCGCGTCGCCGGCCGGGCCCACAACGCGGCCGAGGCGCTGCGCCTGGTCGAGGAGGTCCCCGTCGACCTGGTGCTCCTCGACCACTATCTGCCGGACGAGACGGGTCTCACCGTGGTGCGCACGCTGCGCGAACGCGGCCTCCAGACCGACGTGATCATGGTGACGGCGGCCCGTGACGTCACCACCGTGCAGGCCGCGATGCGCCACGGCGCGCTCCAGTACCTGGTGAAGCCGTTCTCGTACGCGGGGCTCCGTACGAAGCTCGACGCGTACGCCACACTGCGCCGCACCCTCGACGGCGGCGGCGAGGCCGAGCAGGCCGAGGTCGACCGGATCTTCGGCGCGCTCTCGTCGACCCCGGCACCCGAGCTGCCCAAGGGGCACTCCCCCACGACCGCGGAGCTGGTCCGCAGGGCCCTGATGGCCGCCGATGGACCGCTCTCCGCCCAGGAGCTGGGGGAACGCACCCGGCTCAGCCGTCAGACCGCCCAGCGCTATCTGAAGCTCCTGGAACGCACCGGCCGGGTGCGGCTGAGTCTGAAGTACGGCGACACGGGACGTCCCGAGCACCGCTACGAGTGGGCGTCCAGCCGCTGA
- a CDS encoding citrate synthase/methylcitrate synthase produces MPINGSAATPTAPIEVPRGLAGVVVTETQLGDVRGYEGFYHYRQYSAVELAQTRGFEDVWHLMFHGTLPDAARREAFAEQTAALRHLPDEVRAALPAIARASALSGPLSGLRTALSLFGASKGFRPVYDIDGDRRRADALAAAAVVPTLLTALYRLGQGLDPVEPRDDLSYAANYLYMLTGSEPDAARARAVEQYLISTIDHGFNASTFTARVITSTGADVAACLVGAVGALSGPLHGGAPSRALDTLDAIGTPDRIDSWIRERVHAGERIMGFGHPVYRTEDPRSRMLRGIAQQFGGELVEFAVEVERQVEAILAELKPGRELHTNVEFYAGVVMELCGLPREMFTPTFASARVVGWSANILEQAEDSKIIRPAARYVGQEPPVAVPPVA; encoded by the coding sequence ATGCCGATCAATGGCTCCGCCGCCACCCCCACCGCGCCCATCGAGGTCCCCCGCGGCCTCGCGGGCGTCGTCGTCACCGAGACCCAGCTCGGTGACGTCAGGGGATACGAGGGCTTCTACCACTACCGCCAGTACTCCGCCGTGGAGCTCGCGCAGACCCGCGGCTTCGAGGACGTCTGGCACCTGATGTTCCACGGCACGTTGCCCGACGCCGCGCGGCGGGAAGCCTTCGCCGAGCAGACCGCGGCCCTGCGCCACCTGCCGGACGAGGTGCGTGCGGCGCTGCCCGCCATCGCCCGCGCCAGCGCGCTCTCCGGACCGCTCTCCGGACTGCGCACAGCGCTCTCGCTCTTCGGCGCCTCGAAGGGCTTCCGGCCGGTGTACGACATCGACGGAGACCGGCGCCGCGCCGACGCGCTCGCCGCGGCCGCCGTCGTGCCGACCCTGCTCACCGCGCTGTACCGCCTCGGTCAAGGGCTCGACCCTGTCGAGCCGCGCGACGACCTGTCGTACGCCGCCAACTACCTCTACATGCTGACCGGTTCCGAACCGGACGCCGCCCGGGCCCGGGCGGTCGAGCAATACTTGATCTCCACCATTGACCACGGCTTCAACGCGTCAACATTCACGGCTCGTGTCATCACGTCGACGGGTGCGGACGTCGCGGCCTGTCTCGTCGGTGCCGTCGGCGCGCTGTCCGGCCCCTTGCACGGCGGTGCCCCCAGCCGGGCCCTGGACACGCTCGACGCGATCGGCACGCCCGACCGCATCGACTCCTGGATCCGGGAGCGCGTACACGCGGGCGAGCGCATCATGGGCTTCGGGCACCCCGTCTACCGCACCGAGGACCCGCGCTCCCGCATGCTCCGTGGCATCGCGCAGCAGTTCGGCGGGGAACTCGTGGAGTTCGCGGTGGAGGTCGAGCGGCAGGTCGAGGCCATCCTCGCGGAGCTCAAGCCGGGGCGCGAACTCCACACGAACGTGGAGTTCTACGCGGGCGTGGTCATGGAGCTGTGCGGGCTGCCGCGCGAGATGTTCACGCCGACGTTCGCGTCCGCGCGCGTGGTGGGCTGGAGCGCCAACATCCTGGAGCAGGCGGAGGACTCGAAAATCATCCGGCCCGCGGCCCGGTACGTGGGGCAGGAGCCGCCGGTGGCGGTGCCGCCGGTCGCCTGA
- a CDS encoding DUF485 domain-containing protein → MAADKESSVEKDDGRDAGRDRPGDLKDPWYDELAAGWGELDGTGTPTPTDPAAAPRRHGSAADIYLEVQASAAFQEVRRRYRRFVVPAVIAFFTWYVAYVVTATTAPGLMARPVAGAVNVAMVAGLGQFLTTFLLTWAYARHARLRRDRPALDLRWAVFEQNRERELRQGAER, encoded by the coding sequence ATGGCTGCGGACAAGGAGAGTTCGGTGGAGAAGGACGACGGCCGCGATGCCGGGCGGGACAGGCCCGGTGACCTGAAGGATCCGTGGTACGACGAGCTCGCCGCAGGCTGGGGCGAGCTGGACGGCACGGGCACACCGACGCCCACGGATCCAGCCGCCGCGCCGCGGCGGCACGGGAGCGCGGCCGACATCTACCTGGAGGTGCAGGCGAGCGCGGCGTTCCAGGAGGTCCGCCGCCGCTACCGGAGGTTCGTGGTCCCGGCGGTGATCGCCTTCTTCACCTGGTACGTGGCGTATGTCGTGACGGCGACGACGGCGCCGGGGCTGATGGCGCGGCCCGTCGCCGGAGCGGTGAATGTGGCGATGGTGGCGGGACTCGGGCAGTTCCTCACGACGTTCCTGCTGACCTGGGCGTATGCCCGGCATGCGCGGCTGCGGCGGGACCGTCCGGCGCTGGATCTGCGCTGGGCCGTGTTCGAGCAGAACAGGGAGCGGGAGCTGAGGCAGGGGGCGGAGCGGTGA
- a CDS encoding solute symporter family protein, with product MTGDHQTLALVLFGVFVAITLGITTYVSRNRHGSAEEFYAGGRLFSPMENGFAIAGDYMSAASFLGISGLIALYGYDGLLYSVGFLVAWLVVLFLVAELVRNCGRFTLADVVAARMRERPVRIAAGTSSVTVSVLYLVAQMVGAGSLVALLLGETSAAARTWAVIGVGALMVIYVSLGGMRATTWIQIVKAVLLMGGAIALTVLVLMRFHGDFDQLLRTAADRSGHGSDFLAPGLKYGGDWTARLDFISLGLALVLGTAGLPHILSRFYTVPTARAARRSVVWSIGLIGSFYLMTIVLGFGAAAIVGSDAVRGSNAAGNTAVPLLALDLGGGADSTGGTVLFAVVAAVAFATILAVVAGITLASSASVAHDLYASLRRGSKQRSEVAVARVAAAGIGVVAIGLGLLARDLNVAFLVGLAFAVAASANLPVLLYSLFWREFTTRGAVWSVYGGLLPALVLVVLSPVVSGSPDSLFPGVDFQYFPLDNPGLVSIPLGFLAGWLGTVTSADRADEAKHAETEVRSLTGAGAV from the coding sequence GTGACCGGTGACCATCAGACGCTGGCGCTCGTCCTGTTCGGCGTGTTCGTGGCGATCACGCTCGGGATCACGACGTATGTGAGCCGTAACAGGCATGGCTCGGCTGAGGAGTTCTATGCGGGCGGGCGGTTGTTCTCGCCCATGGAGAATGGTTTTGCCATCGCGGGCGATTACATGTCGGCTGCCTCGTTCCTCGGCATTTCCGGGCTGATCGCGCTGTACGGGTATGACGGTCTGCTCTATTCGGTGGGCTTTCTCGTCGCATGGCTGGTCGTGTTGTTCCTCGTGGCGGAACTGGTGCGCAACTGCGGCAGGTTCACGCTCGCCGACGTCGTCGCGGCACGGATGCGGGAGCGGCCGGTGCGCATCGCCGCGGGCACGTCGTCGGTGACCGTGTCCGTGCTCTATCTCGTGGCGCAGATGGTGGGTGCGGGTTCGCTGGTCGCGCTGCTGCTCGGGGAGACGAGCGCGGCCGCCCGGACGTGGGCGGTGATCGGTGTGGGCGCGCTCATGGTCATCTATGTGTCGCTGGGCGGGATGCGGGCCACCACGTGGATCCAGATCGTCAAGGCGGTGCTGTTGATGGGCGGTGCGATCGCGTTGACCGTGCTCGTCCTGATGCGGTTCCACGGCGACTTCGATCAGTTGTTGCGTACGGCGGCCGACCGCAGTGGGCATGGAAGCGACTTCCTGGCGCCGGGGCTGAAGTACGGCGGGGACTGGACGGCGCGGCTGGACTTCATCAGCCTGGGGCTCGCCCTGGTGCTCGGCACGGCCGGGCTTCCGCACATCCTCTCGCGCTTCTACACGGTGCCGACCGCGCGGGCCGCCCGTCGCTCCGTGGTCTGGTCCATCGGCTTGATCGGCAGCTTCTATCTGATGACGATCGTGCTCGGCTTCGGGGCGGCGGCGATCGTCGGCTCCGACGCGGTACGCGGGTCGAACGCGGCGGGCAATACGGCGGTGCCTCTGCTGGCGCTCGATCTGGGCGGGGGCGCGGATTCCACGGGAGGAACGGTTCTCTTCGCGGTGGTCGCCGCCGTGGCGTTCGCGACGATCCTCGCCGTGGTCGCGGGGATCACGCTCGCCTCCTCGGCGTCGGTGGCCCACGACCTCTACGCGTCCCTGCGGCGGGGGAGCAAGCAGCGCAGCGAGGTGGCGGTGGCGCGGGTCGCCGCCGCCGGGATCGGGGTCGTCGCGATCGGGCTCGGTCTGCTCGCCCGCGATCTCAACGTCGCGTTCCTGGTGGGGCTCGCCTTCGCGGTGGCCGCGTCCGCGAACCTGCCGGTGCTGCTGTACTCGCTGTTCTGGCGGGAGTTCACCACGCGGGGCGCCGTGTGGTCGGTGTACGGCGGGCTGCTGCCCGCGCTGGTGCTCGTCGTGCTGTCGCCGGTGGTGTCCGGGAGCCCGGACTCGCTGTTCCCCGGAGTGGACTTCCAGTACTTCCCGCTGGACAACCCGGGGCTCGTCTCGATCCCGCTGGGCTTCCTCGCGGGCTGGCTCGGGACGGTCACGTCGGCGGACCGGGCGGACGAGGCCAAGCACGCGGAGACGGAGGTGCGTTCACTGACCGGGGCGGGTGCCGTGTAA
- a CDS encoding sensor histidine kinase: protein MTRDIWTRWPAREALTQEDLTRPRRLLIWGVRAVFIGMLLWSAFARKEIPGWGLALAVLVIVLCAGAAAWFLHTTLERRLWPSLMAWGVLLVAGAAAQGTGFETPAAVLWCACAMMALERLPLAIAVIAALTSLGAFAVVNEDPWPTTAAVTVGLGLAGYVLRLDAEARGNAQRLLAQERAARAAEAESAALGERARIAREIHDVLAHSLSAQLVHLEAARLLIERDADRDQVLGRVVAARAMAAEGLAETRQALSALRGEMTPVEDFLRELAREDGASVAVSGERRALPAESSQAVRRVAQEAMTNVRKHAPGAKVTVCFEYGEREVMLDVTDSGGAPGEFAASGAGYGLLGMRERAELLGGSLEAGPEDKGFAVRLRVPG, encoded by the coding sequence GTGACGCGAGACATCTGGACGCGCTGGCCCGCGCGGGAGGCGCTTACACAAGAGGATCTGACGCGGCCTCGCCGGTTGCTGATCTGGGGCGTGCGCGCGGTGTTCATCGGCATGCTGCTGTGGAGCGCCTTCGCACGGAAGGAGATCCCCGGCTGGGGACTCGCACTCGCGGTGCTCGTGATCGTTCTCTGCGCGGGGGCGGCGGCGTGGTTCCTCCACACCACGCTTGAGCGGCGACTGTGGCCGTCTCTGATGGCGTGGGGCGTGCTGCTGGTCGCGGGCGCGGCGGCACAGGGGACCGGGTTCGAGACGCCGGCGGCCGTGCTGTGGTGTGCCTGCGCGATGATGGCGCTGGAGCGACTGCCCCTGGCCATAGCGGTGATCGCCGCGCTGACGTCCCTGGGGGCGTTCGCCGTGGTGAACGAGGACCCTTGGCCGACCACGGCGGCCGTCACCGTGGGACTCGGTCTCGCCGGGTATGTCCTGCGGCTCGATGCCGAGGCGAGGGGCAACGCGCAGCGGCTACTCGCACAGGAGCGGGCCGCGCGGGCCGCCGAGGCGGAGTCGGCGGCCTTGGGGGAGCGCGCGCGTATCGCCCGGGAGATCCACGACGTGCTGGCGCACAGCCTCTCCGCTCAGCTGGTCCATCTAGAGGCGGCCCGGCTGCTGATCGAGCGGGACGCGGACCGGGATCAGGTTCTGGGCCGGGTCGTGGCGGCGCGGGCGATGGCCGCCGAGGGGCTCGCCGAGACACGTCAGGCACTGTCGGCGCTGCGCGGGGAGATGACCCCGGTCGAGGACTTCCTGCGGGAGCTCGCCCGGGAGGACGGTGCCTCCGTCGCGGTCTCCGGGGAGCGGCGGGCCCTCCCCGCGGAGTCCTCACAGGCGGTGCGAAGGGTGGCGCAGGAAGCGATGACGAACGTACGGAAGCACGCGCCGGGGGCGAAGGTCACCGTGTGCTTCGAGTATGGAGAGAGGGAGGTCATGCTGGACGTGACCGATTCCGGGGGAGCGCCGGGGGAATTCGCGGCATCGGGAGCCGGGTACGGTCTGCTGGGAATGCGTGAGCGTGCCGAGCTGCTCGGCGGCTCGCTGGAGGCGGGGCCGGAGGACAAGGGCTTTGCCGTGAGGCTGAGGGTGCCGGGATGA
- a CDS encoding citrate synthase family protein: MTDQEAGAVAHEGQRISTKEAAELLGVKPETVYAYVSRGQLSSRRGPGGRGSTFDPKEVRALARRNRREPAVATSANELSVRTRITLIDKDRYYFRGVDAVELALRHSYEEVAEWLWTGVLRPGIHFTAPPEPAGAARLAVRALPEHCAPTDRLRVAAISAAAADPLRFDLAEEAVVGTARTLIPTLVAALPPVLPTHRDGGPLAGRLWGRLSGRKPDEGSLHALDTALALLVDHDLAASTLAVRVAASARAHPYAAVSAGLGVLEGPLHGAASGLAHRMLLEVLDRGSATPVVANELRAGRRVPGLGHRLYAGEDPRARALFGLLEVMPKAGPALAAARDVVATTARHTDLHANIDLALAVLTVSSGMPAEAGETVFAVARTAGWIAHALEEYEERPMRMRPVGQYVGQRPPQPLPTKQDA; encoded by the coding sequence ATGACGGATCAAGAAGCGGGTGCGGTCGCACACGAAGGTCAGCGGATCAGCACCAAAGAGGCCGCGGAACTGCTCGGCGTGAAGCCCGAGACCGTGTACGCGTACGTGAGCCGGGGCCAGCTCAGCAGCCGTCGCGGCCCCGGAGGGCGCGGCAGCACGTTCGACCCCAAGGAGGTGCGGGCCCTCGCGCGCAGAAACCGCCGCGAGCCCGCCGTCGCGACCTCCGCCAACGAGCTCTCCGTGCGCACCCGCATCACACTGATCGACAAGGACCGCTACTACTTCCGCGGCGTCGACGCGGTCGAACTGGCCCTGCGCCACTCCTACGAAGAGGTCGCGGAATGGCTGTGGACCGGCGTCCTGCGCCCGGGAATCCACTTCACGGCACCGCCCGAGCCCGCGGGCGCCGCGCGGCTGGCCGTGCGCGCCCTGCCCGAGCATTGCGCCCCCACGGACCGGCTGCGCGTGGCGGCCATCTCGGCGGCCGCCGCCGACCCGCTCCGCTTCGACCTCGCCGAGGAGGCGGTCGTCGGCACGGCCCGCACCCTGATCCCCACGCTGGTCGCGGCGCTCCCGCCCGTCCTGCCCACACACCGCGACGGCGGCCCGCTCGCCGGGCGGCTCTGGGGACGGCTGAGCGGCCGCAAGCCCGACGAGGGCTCGCTCCACGCCCTGGACACCGCCCTCGCGCTGCTCGTCGACCACGACCTGGCGGCGTCCACGCTGGCGGTCCGCGTCGCCGCGTCCGCGCGCGCCCACCCCTACGCGGCGGTGTCGGCGGGCCTCGGCGTCCTGGAGGGCCCCCTGCACGGCGCCGCGAGCGGCCTCGCCCACCGCATGCTCCTGGAGGTCCTCGACCGGGGCAGCGCGACACCGGTCGTCGCGAACGAGCTGCGCGCCGGCCGCCGCGTTCCCGGCCTGGGCCATCGCCTGTACGCGGGCGAGGACCCGCGCGCCCGGGCGCTGTTCGGCCTGCTCGAAGTGATGCCGAAGGCCGGGCCCGCGCTCGCGGCGGCGCGCGACGTGGTCGCCACCACGGCCCGCCACACCGACCTGCACGCCAACATCGACCTCGCGCTCGCCGTCCTCACCGTGTCGTCCGGCATGCCCGCGGAGGCGGGCGAGACGGTCTTCGCGGTGGCGCGCACGGCCGGCTGGATCGCACACGCCCTGGAGGAGTACGAGGAGCGGCCGATGCGCATGCGTCCTGTCGGCCAGTACGTCGGACAGCGCCCGCCGCAGCCGTTGCCCACCAAGCAGGACGCGTGA
- a CDS encoding sucrase ferredoxin — protein MSTCATASRDLSEPLAGTAATAKTWLLLEQPGPWGAKALTSSHLDPEVGRALERAAESTGVRVALIRRPGRHADCHVPARHRVFIAHTSPGATWLRAHVVDDPRQLVDLDFAALGAGDHGGFGHPHTGDPLALVCTNGKRDRCCALLGRPLAAELAASGEEGVWEITHLGGHRFSPTLLVLPYGYAYGRTAAHAVKGVLQAVREGRVVTEGCRGNSAWERPGQAAELAVRATAREDRAGVLSVVRTTGDAPRWEVTVAHADGRHWRVTVAQGASLPPRPESCGAALGSPARMDVVSVHEIAGAVSPAEA, from the coding sequence GTGAGTACCTGCGCGACCGCATCGCGGGACCTGAGCGAACCCCTCGCGGGCACCGCGGCCACCGCCAAGACGTGGCTGCTCCTGGAGCAGCCGGGCCCCTGGGGCGCCAAAGCGCTCACTTCAAGCCACTTGGACCCGGAGGTCGGTCGCGCGCTGGAGCGTGCCGCGGAGTCGACGGGTGTACGGGTCGCGCTCATCCGGCGCCCCGGACGGCACGCCGACTGTCACGTTCCCGCGCGGCACCGGGTGTTCATCGCCCACACCTCGCCGGGAGCCACCTGGCTGCGCGCCCATGTGGTCGACGACCCTAGGCAGTTGGTCGACCTGGACTTCGCGGCGCTCGGCGCGGGCGATCACGGCGGCTTCGGGCACCCGCACACCGGCGACCCGCTCGCGCTCGTGTGCACGAACGGCAAGCGGGACCGCTGCTGCGCCCTGCTCGGCCGTCCGCTCGCCGCCGAACTCGCCGCGTCCGGCGAGGAAGGCGTCTGGGAAATCACTCATCTGGGTGGTCATCGCTTCTCCCCCACCCTGTTGGTGCTCCCGTACGGATACGCGTACGGCCGGACGGCGGCGCACGCGGTGAAGGGTGTCCTGCAAGCGGTGCGCGAAGGGCGCGTCGTCACCGAGGGCTGCCGGGGCAACTCCGCCTGGGAGCGCCCCGGGCAGGCCGCCGAGCTGGCGGTGCGCGCCACCGCCCGCGAGGACCGCGCGGGCGTCCTGAGCGTCGTACGGACGACGGGTGACGCCCCGCGCTGGGAGGTCACCGTGGCGCACGCCGACGGGCGGCACTGGCGGGTCACCGTCGCCCAGGGCGCCTCGCTGCCGCCGCGTCCGGAGAGCTGTGGCGCGGCTCTGGGCTCACCGGCGCGGATGGATGTGGTGTCGGTCCATGAGATCGCGGGAGCCGTGTCACCGGCCGAGGCCTAG
- a CDS encoding CcdC protein domain-containing protein: MPGFAQALLILAVIALVVIRQMKPQRLTDARRWWLVPAVLAYCGLRESGLLDPGRRVESLALLGGELLIGLLMGVAWARTSHVWAEQDGSVWSRGTKATAVVWIVGIASRLGLMGIGLLIGIHQGTGALLLALAATLLVRAGLLELRAHTLRTGPALTGAVR, encoded by the coding sequence ATGCCCGGGTTCGCCCAAGCGCTGCTGATCCTCGCAGTCATTGCGCTGGTCGTCATACGCCAGATGAAGCCGCAGCGACTCACAGACGCCCGACGCTGGTGGCTGGTGCCCGCCGTGCTCGCGTACTGCGGCCTGCGGGAATCGGGCCTCCTCGACCCCGGCCGCCGGGTGGAGTCGCTCGCGCTGCTCGGTGGTGAGCTGCTCATAGGCCTGCTGATGGGTGTCGCTTGGGCACGCACCAGCCATGTCTGGGCCGAGCAGGACGGGTCTGTGTGGAGCCGCGGCACCAAGGCCACAGCCGTGGTGTGGATCGTCGGCATAGCCTCACGGCTCGGGCTCATGGGGATAGGTCTGCTCATCGGCATCCACCAGGGCACCGGTGCGCTGCTCCTCGCCCTCGCGGCAACCCTGTTGGTACGCGCGGGCCTCCTGGAGCTGCGGGCCCACACCCTCCGCACAGGCCCGGCGCTCACCGGCGCCGTACGGTGA
- a CDS encoding sensor histidine kinase, whose amino-acid sequence MSPTPPARRLRLGLPRRVFSQVLLMQLAIAAGVTVLATGLFLAPLSKQLDDQAMRRALAIAQTTAAQPQIVRDLTSTRPAADGPVQAAAERIREASGAEYVVIMNKLGVRWSHTDPGEIGKVVSTDPSDALAGRDVMQIDNGTLGRSARGKVPLRVAGGEIVGAVSVGIEYDSVRDRLIHTIPSLFAYAGGALAAGALAAYLISRRVQRQTRDLAFSDISGLLAEREAMLHGIREGVVALDRAGRVRLLNDEAQRLLGLGTEVIGRPLDEALGPGRTTDVLAGRVTGTDLLTVRGQRVLVANRMPTDDGGAVATLRDRTELEQLGRELDSTRGLIDALRAQDHEHANRMHTLLGLLELEMYEEAAEFVGEVAGAHRVTAEQITEKVHDPLLSALLVGKATVAAERGVALAVSGDTALPDRLVDPGGLVTIVGNLVDNALDAATGTRHARVEVVLRTEGLQGRTVVLQVRDTGPGVPPDQREAVFTEGWSTKEPPAHGQRGIGLALVRRLAERQGGSARVGAGPDGGAEFTVVLPEGLAEPQLVESDPRPAAAPQSITTPHTTSDTASDTTPATTSVTTEEAR is encoded by the coding sequence ATGAGCCCGACTCCTCCTGCCCGACGACTGCGCCTCGGCCTGCCGCGGCGCGTCTTCTCGCAGGTGCTGCTGATGCAGCTGGCGATCGCCGCCGGGGTCACGGTGCTCGCCACCGGTCTGTTCCTCGCGCCGCTCAGCAAGCAGCTCGACGACCAGGCGATGCGCCGCGCGCTCGCCATCGCGCAGACGACGGCGGCACAGCCGCAGATCGTCCGGGACCTCACCTCCACGCGCCCGGCGGCCGACGGGCCCGTCCAGGCGGCGGCCGAGCGCATCCGTGAGGCCAGCGGCGCCGAGTACGTAGTGATCATGAACAAGCTGGGCGTGCGCTGGTCGCACACCGACCCCGGGGAGATCGGCAAGGTCGTCTCGACCGACCCCAGCGACGCGCTCGCCGGCCGTGACGTCATGCAGATCGACAACGGCACGCTCGGGCGCTCCGCGCGCGGGAAGGTGCCCCTGCGGGTGGCGGGCGGCGAGATCGTCGGCGCCGTCTCCGTAGGCATCGAGTACGACAGCGTCCGCGACCGTCTCATCCATACGATCCCGAGCCTCTTCGCCTACGCGGGCGGGGCCCTCGCCGCCGGCGCGCTCGCGGCCTACCTGATCTCCCGGCGCGTGCAGCGCCAGACGAGGGACCTCGCCTTCTCCGACATCTCGGGGCTGCTCGCGGAGCGCGAGGCGATGCTGCACGGCATCCGCGAGGGCGTCGTCGCCCTGGACCGCGCCGGACGCGTCCGGCTGCTCAACGACGAGGCCCAGCGGCTCCTCGGGCTCGGCACGGAAGTGATCGGCCGCCCCCTGGACGAGGCGCTCGGACCGGGCCGTACGACGGACGTGCTCGCCGGGCGGGTCACGGGTACCGACCTGCTGACCGTACGGGGCCAGCGGGTCCTGGTCGCCAACCGCATGCCCACGGACGACGGGGGTGCGGTCGCGACCCTGCGCGACCGCACCGAGTTGGAACAGCTCGGGCGCGAACTCGACTCCACGCGCGGCCTCATCGACGCCCTGCGCGCCCAGGACCACGAGCACGCCAACCGCATGCACACGCTGCTCGGTCTCCTGGAGCTGGAGATGTACGAGGAGGCCGCGGAGTTCGTCGGCGAGGTGGCGGGCGCCCACCGGGTGACGGCCGAGCAGATCACCGAGAAGGTCCACGATCCGCTTCTCTCCGCCCTGCTCGTCGGCAAGGCGACCGTGGCCGCGGAGCGCGGCGTGGCACTGGCCGTCTCCGGAGACACCGCGTTGCCCGACCGGCTCGTCGACCCGGGCGGCCTCGTGACGATCGTCGGGAACCTCGTGGACAACGCGTTGGACGCGGCGACCGGCACACGGCACGCACGCGTAGAGGTCGTTCTGCGTACTGAGGGTCTACAGGGACGCACGGTTGTCCTCCAGGTACGCGATACCGGCCCTGGTGTTCCGCCGGATCAGCGCGAGGCGGTGTTCACGGAGGGCTGGTCCACGAAGGAGCCGCCCGCGCACGGGCAGCGGGGTATCGGTCTGGCGCTGGTACGCAGGCTCGCCGAGCGCCAGGGCGGCAGCGCACGGGTCGGCGCGGGCCCGGACGGGGGCGCCGAGTTCACCGTGGTCCTCCCCGAAGGCCTCGCGGAACCGCAGCTGGTGGAGAGCGATCCGCGCCCCGCCGCCGCCCCACAGTCGATCACCACACCGCACACCACATCGGACACCGCATCGGACACGACACCGGCCACCACATCGGTCACTACGGAGGAGGCACGATGA
- a CDS encoding response regulator transcription factor produces the protein MREGKAPARVVVVDDQTVVREGIVMLLGLLPGVEVVGSGGDGEEAVRLVGELSPDVVLMDLRMPRCDGAEATRRIRAEYPGTQVVVLTTYADDESLFPALKAGARGYLTKDAGGEEIVRAIEDVLSGQAGLSPQIQRRLLERLSEPETPVRPVQPPDGLTLRETEVVGLIAEGLTNQEIARALQVSTATVKTHINNLFAKAGLKDRAQAVRYAYRHGLAQPPGSSRR, from the coding sequence GTGAGAGAAGGCAAGGCGCCCGCGCGCGTGGTCGTTGTCGATGACCAGACCGTGGTACGTGAGGGCATCGTGATGCTCCTGGGGCTGTTGCCGGGCGTCGAAGTCGTCGGGTCCGGCGGTGACGGCGAGGAAGCGGTGCGGCTCGTGGGTGAACTCTCGCCGGACGTCGTGCTGATGGACCTGCGCATGCCGCGCTGCGACGGGGCGGAGGCCACCCGCCGGATCCGTGCCGAGTATCCGGGCACGCAGGTGGTGGTGCTCACCACGTACGCCGACGACGAGTCGCTGTTTCCCGCGCTCAAGGCAGGGGCGCGGGGATATCTCACCAAGGACGCGGGTGGTGAGGAGATCGTGCGGGCCATCGAGGACGTGCTCTCGGGGCAGGCCGGGCTTTCACCGCAGATCCAACGGCGGCTTCTGGAGCGGCTTTCGGAGCCGGAGACACCTGTGCGGCCGGTGCAGCCGCCGGACGGACTGACGCTGCGCGAGACGGAGGTGGTCGGGCTGATCGCGGAGGGGCTGACGAATCAGGAGATCGCGCGGGCGTTGCAGGTCTCCACGGCCACAGTGAAGACCCACATCAACAACCTCTTCGCCAAGGCGGGCCTCAAGGACCGTGCGCAAGCGGTGCGTTATGCCTATCGGCACGGTCTCGCGCAGCCGCCGGGGAGTAGCCGCAGGTGA